In a single window of the Cupriavidus basilensis genome:
- a CDS encoding MlaC/ttg2D family ABC transporter substrate-binding protein, whose protein sequence is MKKHGIAFQALVPLVPLAAVAMVCPAQAQTADRSSPDRLVRAAVEGVIGTIQSSPDTRNGDLAKITAVVQRQFLPYTDFERTTRLAVGSAWRNATPEQQKQLYEQFQTLLVRSYAVSLSQLREQNVKFSYKPTLAASGATDVVVETRVLNNGDEMQIDYRLQRSGNGWKIYDINMMGAWLIEVYRRQFADIVARNGIDGLLKYLANHNARQSADA, encoded by the coding sequence ATGAAGAAACACGGTATTGCTTTCCAGGCCCTCGTCCCCCTCGTTCCGCTTGCCGCCGTGGCCATGGTTTGCCCCGCGCAAGCGCAAACGGCCGACAGGTCCTCGCCGGACCGCCTGGTACGCGCGGCGGTCGAGGGCGTGATCGGCACCATCCAGTCCAGCCCCGACACCCGCAACGGCGATCTCGCCAAGATCACCGCGGTCGTGCAGCGCCAGTTCCTGCCGTACACCGATTTTGAGCGCACCACCCGGCTGGCGGTCGGCAGCGCCTGGCGCAATGCCACGCCTGAGCAGCAAAAGCAGCTCTACGAGCAGTTCCAGACCTTGCTGGTGCGCAGCTACGCGGTGTCGCTGTCGCAACTGCGCGAGCAGAACGTGAAGTTCAGCTACAAGCCGACGCTGGCCGCCAGCGGCGCCACGGATGTCGTGGTGGAGACGCGCGTGCTGAACAACGGCGACGAAATGCAGATCGATTACCGCCTGCAGCGCAGCGGCAACGGCTGGAAGATCTACGACATCAACATGATGGGCGCCTGGCTGATCGAGGTGTACCGCCGCCAGTTCGCCGATATCGTCGCGCGCAACGGCATCGACGGCCTGCTCAAGTACCTGGCCAACCACAACGCGCGGCAGTCCGCCGACGCCTGA
- the hpnH gene encoding adenosyl-hopene transferase HpnH encodes MAIPFLQVARVGAYVVKQHLSGNKRYPLALMLEPLFRCNLACNGCGKIDYPDPILNQRLSVEQCLGAVDECGAPVVSIAGGEPLLHKDMPTIVKGIIARRKFVYLCTNALLMEKKLDQYEPSPYFVWSVHLDGDREMHDRSVSQEGVYDRCVEAIAAAKKRGFRVNINCTLFNDAEPEKVARFFDSVKAMGVDGITVSPGYAYERAPDQQHFLNRGKTRQLFRDILSRGRAGKNWAFSQSTLFLDFLAGNQTYKCTPWGNPARTVFGWQRPCYLLGEGYVDTFKELMEGTDWDAYGVGNYEKCADCMVHSGFEATAVADTIAHPLKALGVSLRGVRTSGPMAPDIDLTKQRPAEYVFSKHVEIKLEEIGRSKPSKAANDAAARKAAAH; translated from the coding sequence TTGGCCATTCCCTTTTTGCAGGTTGCCCGCGTGGGCGCCTATGTCGTCAAGCAGCACCTCTCGGGCAACAAGCGCTATCCGCTCGCGCTGATGCTCGAGCCGCTGTTCCGCTGCAACCTGGCCTGTAACGGCTGCGGCAAGATCGACTATCCGGATCCCATCCTGAACCAGCGCCTGTCCGTCGAGCAGTGCCTGGGCGCGGTCGACGAATGCGGCGCGCCGGTGGTGTCCATTGCCGGTGGCGAGCCGCTGCTGCACAAGGACATGCCCACCATCGTCAAGGGCATCATTGCGCGCCGCAAGTTTGTGTACCTGTGCACCAATGCGCTGCTGATGGAAAAGAAGCTGGACCAGTACGAGCCGAGCCCGTACTTCGTCTGGTCGGTGCACCTGGACGGCGACCGCGAGATGCACGACCGCTCGGTGAGCCAGGAAGGCGTGTACGACCGTTGCGTCGAAGCCATCGCGGCGGCCAAGAAGCGCGGCTTCCGCGTCAACATCAACTGCACGCTGTTCAACGATGCCGAGCCGGAAAAAGTGGCCCGCTTCTTCGACTCCGTGAAGGCCATGGGCGTGGACGGCATCACCGTCTCGCCGGGCTACGCCTACGAGCGCGCACCCGACCAGCAGCACTTCCTGAACCGCGGCAAGACCCGCCAGCTGTTCCGCGACATCCTGTCGCGCGGCCGCGCCGGCAAGAACTGGGCGTTCAGCCAGTCCACGCTGTTCCTGGACTTCCTGGCCGGCAACCAGACCTACAAGTGCACGCCCTGGGGCAATCCGGCGCGCACCGTGTTTGGCTGGCAGCGTCCGTGCTACCTGCTCGGTGAAGGCTACGTCGACACCTTCAAGGAACTGATGGAAGGCACCGACTGGGACGCCTATGGTGTGGGCAACTACGAGAAGTGCGCCGACTGCATGGTCCATAGCGGTTTCGAGGCCACCGCGGTGGCGGACACCATCGCCCACCCGCTCAAGGCGTTGGGCGTGAGCCTGCGTGGCGTGCGTACATCGGGTCCGATGGCACCGGATATCGACCTGACCAAGCAGCGCCCGGCCGAGTACGTGTTCTCGAAGCACGTCGAGATCAAGCTCGAAGAGATCGGCCGCTCGAAGCCTTCCAAGGCAGCCAACGACGCCGCGGCACGCAAAGCTGCCGCGCACTAG
- the ispH gene encoding 4-hydroxy-3-methylbut-2-enyl diphosphate reductase: MQVILAQPRGFCAGVVRAIEIVDRALVKHGAPVFVRHEIVHNKHVVEGLRRKGAQFVEELDEVPTGAVTIFSAHGVSKDVESDAKARQLHSIDATCPLVIKVHTQGRQYAASGRTVILIGHAGHPEVEGTMGQIPGKVILVQSEAEVSLLDLPADTPVAYVTQTTLSVDDTRNIIAALSRRFANLVGPDTRDICYATQNRQSAVRELSKQVEVILVIGATNSSNSNRLREIGTESGVPSYLIADGSELNPEWVRGVEVVGITAGASAPEEMVNDVIATLRQLGPVDVSVMDGREEHAEFRLPAELADPSPRRQAAGTATAEAAPQPDPQTAAG; encoded by the coding sequence ATGCAGGTGATTCTTGCTCAACCCCGTGGTTTTTGTGCTGGTGTGGTGCGCGCGATCGAGATTGTAGACCGTGCCCTCGTCAAACACGGAGCCCCGGTGTTCGTGCGACACGAAATCGTGCACAACAAGCACGTGGTCGAAGGGTTGAGACGCAAAGGCGCGCAATTTGTGGAAGAATTGGACGAAGTGCCGACCGGCGCCGTCACCATCTTCAGCGCGCATGGTGTCTCCAAGGATGTCGAGAGCGATGCGAAGGCCCGCCAGCTGCACTCGATCGACGCGACCTGCCCCCTGGTGATCAAGGTCCACACCCAGGGGCGCCAGTACGCCGCCAGTGGCCGCACCGTGATCCTGATCGGCCATGCCGGCCATCCGGAGGTCGAGGGCACGATGGGGCAAATTCCCGGCAAGGTGATCCTGGTGCAGAGCGAAGCGGAAGTCTCCCTGCTCGACCTGCCCGCGGACACCCCGGTTGCCTACGTGACCCAGACAACGCTCAGCGTGGACGACACACGTAATATAATTGCCGCCCTGAGCCGGCGTTTTGCCAATCTGGTCGGGCCGGATACGCGTGACATCTGCTACGCCACGCAAAACCGCCAAAGCGCCGTGCGCGAGCTCTCCAAGCAGGTGGAAGTGATCCTTGTGATCGGCGCCACCAATAGTTCCAACTCCAACCGCCTGCGTGAAATCGGCACGGAGAGCGGTGTGCCCAGCTATTTGATTGCCGATGGCAGCGAACTGAACCCCGAGTGGGTGCGCGGCGTCGAAGTTGTCGGGATCACGGCCGGCGCCTCCGCCCCCGAGGAAATGGTCAATGACGTGATCGCCACGTTGCGCCAGCTCGGGCCGGTGGACGTGTCGGTCATGGACGGCCGCGAGGAACACGCCGAATTCCGCTTGCCGGCCGAGCTGGCCGATCCGTCGCCACGCAGGCAGGCAGCCGGCACGGCCACCGCCGAAGCCGCGCCGCAGCCAGACCCGCAAACCGCCGCTGGCTAA
- the hpnA gene encoding hopanoid-associated sugar epimerase: MSSGDYVLVTGASGFLGSAVARQALARGFRVRAMVRAGSPRRNLEGLPVEIAEGDMRDARAMQSALRGVRYLFHVAADYRLWAPDPEEIVRTNVAGTETVMGAAQACGVERIVYTSSVATLRVAGATAPVTEEAAMAGHEAIGAYKRSKVLAERVVERMVTRDGLAAVIVNPSTPIGPRDVRPTPTGRIIVEAATGKIPAFVDTGLNLVHVDDVAEGHMLALARGVTGERYILGGQDVGLQQMLADIAAMTGRRAPTMRLPRWPLYPLAYAAEAVARMTGKEPFLTADGLSMSKYRMFFSSEKARLALGYQARPYQQGLSEALDWFRSAGYLG, from the coding sequence ATGAGTTCAGGGGACTACGTCCTGGTAACCGGCGCATCCGGCTTTCTCGGCTCGGCAGTGGCGCGGCAGGCACTGGCGCGCGGTTTTCGCGTGCGGGCGATGGTACGCGCCGGCAGCCCGCGCCGCAACCTGGAGGGCCTGCCCGTAGAGATCGCCGAGGGCGACATGCGCGACGCGCGCGCCATGCAAAGCGCGCTGCGCGGGGTGCGTTATCTCTTCCACGTGGCGGCGGACTACCGCCTGTGGGCGCCGGATCCCGAGGAAATCGTGCGCACCAATGTGGCTGGCACCGAGACAGTGATGGGGGCGGCACAAGCTTGCGGGGTCGAGCGCATCGTCTACACCAGCAGCGTGGCTACCCTGCGCGTGGCGGGCGCCACCGCGCCGGTGACGGAAGAGGCCGCCATGGCCGGCCATGAGGCAATTGGCGCCTACAAGCGCAGCAAGGTGCTGGCTGAGCGCGTGGTGGAGCGCATGGTGACCCGCGACGGGCTTGCTGCCGTGATCGTCAACCCCTCCACGCCGATCGGTCCGCGTGACGTGCGGCCCACGCCCACCGGGCGCATCATCGTAGAGGCCGCCACCGGCAAGATTCCCGCCTTCGTCGATACCGGCCTCAACCTGGTGCACGTGGACGACGTGGCCGAAGGCCATATGCTGGCCCTGGCGCGCGGCGTGACCGGCGAACGCTACATCCTCGGCGGGCAGGACGTGGGCCTGCAACAGATGCTGGCCGATATTGCGGCCATGACGGGGCGGCGTGCCCCCACCATGCGCTTGCCGCGCTGGCCGCTTTACCCGCTCGCCTACGCGGCGGAGGCGGTGGCGCGCATGACCGGCAAGGAGCCTTTCCTGACGGCGGACGGCCTGTCGATGTCGAAGTACCGCATGTTCTTCAGCTCGGAGAAGGCCCGCCTGGCGCTAGGCTATCAGGCGCGGCCTTATCAACAAGGGCTGAGCGAAGCGCTCGACTGGTTCCGTAGCGCTGGCTACCTGGGATAA
- a CDS encoding glycosyltransferase yields MFVLSLISLAIWCVLLAGRAGFWRVRKPGPAPAPAQWPEVVAIIPARNEADVIGGAVASVLGQDYPAALRLVVVDDHSTDGTADFARSAAAALGKADALTVITARDLPAGWSGKVWAQSEGLAAADKAAPGAGWVWLTDADIHHGNGVLARLVARAAHEQRDLVSLMVRLRCASWWERLIVPAFVFFFAKLYPFARVNNPRSSVAAAAGGCMLARRAALARIGGFAAIRGELIDDCSLAACIKQGGSIRLDLADDSISVRPYDDWRSLWDMIARSAYTQLHYSPLLLAGAVAGMVLTYLAPPLLALGGGLRLWPAWAAWLAMALAYVPMLREYRQPLWLAPLLPVTALFYLGATVDSARRYWLRKGGQWKGRAQAPQRG; encoded by the coding sequence ATGTTTGTGTTGTCCCTGATCTCGCTCGCCATCTGGTGCGTGCTGCTTGCCGGCCGTGCCGGCTTCTGGCGAGTGCGCAAGCCCGGCCCCGCGCCCGCGCCCGCGCAATGGCCTGAGGTGGTCGCCATCATCCCGGCTCGCAACGAGGCGGACGTGATTGGCGGCGCCGTCGCCAGCGTGCTGGGCCAGGACTATCCCGCTGCGCTGCGGCTGGTGGTGGTGGATGACCATAGCACCGACGGCACCGCCGACTTCGCGCGCAGCGCAGCGGCTGCGCTGGGCAAAGCGGATGCGCTGACCGTGATCACGGCGCGCGACCTGCCGGCCGGCTGGAGCGGCAAGGTCTGGGCGCAGTCCGAGGGCCTCGCCGCCGCCGACAAGGCAGCGCCCGGAGCCGGCTGGGTATGGCTGACGGACGCCGACATCCATCACGGCAATGGCGTGCTGGCCCGGTTGGTGGCGCGCGCCGCCCATGAGCAGCGGGACCTGGTGTCGTTGATGGTGCGGCTGCGCTGCGCATCTTGGTGGGAGCGCCTGATCGTCCCGGCCTTTGTGTTCTTCTTTGCCAAGCTCTACCCGTTTGCGCGGGTGAACAATCCGCGCAGCAGCGTGGCGGCGGCGGCCGGCGGCTGCATGCTGGCGCGCCGTGCCGCGCTGGCCCGCATTGGCGGATTTGCCGCGATCCGGGGCGAACTGATCGATGACTGCAGCCTGGCTGCCTGCATCAAGCAAGGTGGCTCGATCCGCCTTGACCTGGCCGACGACAGCATTTCCGTGCGCCCCTACGATGACTGGCGCAGCCTGTGGGACATGATTGCCCGCAGCGCCTACACCCAATTGCATTACTCGCCGCTGCTGCTGGCCGGCGCCGTGGCCGGCATGGTCCTCACCTACCTGGCGCCGCCCTTGCTGGCGCTGGGCGGCGGCCTGCGGCTGTGGCCGGCATGGGCGGCCTGGCTGGCCATGGCGCTGGCCTACGTACCGATGCTGCGTGAATACCGCCAGCCGCTCTGGCTGGCCCCCCTGCTGCCGGTGACGGCGTTGTTCTACCTCGGCGCCACGGTCGACTCCGCGCGCCGCTACTGGCTGCGCAAAGGCGGCCAGTGGAAGGGACGCGCGCAGGCGCCCCAACGGGGCTGA
- a CDS encoding ferritin-like domain-containing protein, translating to MSDALATPSRTSEPSTEARAAAVVAALAKAEIDQADHAMRNWTDPEPGPVRIGSPQHLRMFCNMLLQTHNPYKPAVIDWPRLDPDALHRVTSLPIWDIAVQTEGRASVRVQAFADTVTNPLLRSALEMDGGEEARHKVVLSKLVEAYGIALAPEPEYRPPADVEWGWLVTGYSECIDSFFAFGLFAAAKRSGFFPAELVETFEPVIQEEGRHILFFVNWAAWYRRNLPWWRRPLYTLKVMRVWAFLIWERVGIARGIDADGVAKDANFPMNSTSSLAEALSPRAMIELCLAENDRRMAGYDPRLLRPETVPKLARLARRLLR from the coding sequence ATGTCAGACGCGCTTGCCACACCCAGCAGGACCAGCGAGCCGAGCACCGAGGCCAGGGCCGCCGCCGTGGTCGCTGCCCTCGCCAAGGCCGAGATCGACCAGGCCGACCATGCCATGCGCAACTGGACCGACCCCGAGCCCGGGCCGGTCCGCATCGGCTCGCCGCAGCATCTGCGCATGTTCTGCAATATGCTGCTGCAAACCCACAACCCCTACAAACCCGCCGTCATCGATTGGCCCAGGCTTGACCCGGATGCCCTGCACCGGGTGACCTCGCTGCCAATATGGGATATCGCGGTGCAGACCGAAGGCCGCGCCTCCGTGCGGGTGCAGGCCTTCGCCGATACCGTGACCAACCCCCTGCTGCGCAGCGCGCTGGAAATGGATGGCGGCGAGGAGGCACGCCACAAGGTGGTGCTGTCGAAACTGGTGGAAGCCTACGGCATCGCCCTGGCCCCCGAGCCTGAGTACCGCCCGCCAGCTGACGTGGAGTGGGGCTGGCTGGTCACCGGCTACAGCGAGTGCATCGATAGTTTTTTTGCCTTTGGCCTGTTTGCCGCGGCCAAGCGCTCGGGCTTCTTCCCCGCGGAACTGGTGGAGACGTTCGAGCCGGTCATCCAGGAGGAAGGCCGCCACATCCTGTTCTTCGTCAACTGGGCGGCATGGTATCGCCGCAACCTGCCCTGGTGGCGGCGCCCGCTTTACACGCTCAAGGTGATGCGGGTGTGGGCCTTCCTGATCTGGGAGCGCGTTGGCATTGCGCGCGGTATCGATGCCGACGGCGTGGCCAAGGACGCCAATTTCCCCATGAACAGCACGTCCTCGCTAGCCGAAGCCCTGTCGCCGCGGGCGATGATCGAGCTTTGCCTGGCCGAGAACGATCGCCGCATGGCCGGCTACGATCCACGCCTGCTGCGCCCTGAAACCGTGCCCAAGCTGGCCCGGCTTGCCCGGCGCCTGTTGCGCTGA
- a CDS encoding helix-turn-helix transcriptional regulator — MPPHDEDVVQLAQAGRPAPLVETRVYQPERQWHRHDYHQVLFGLDGACELEIGGHLHRLDPCGGLIVPAGERHDFLGLDDNRQLVLDIPPGSLALPAALMDRPKAFAITDGWSERVRRLATLPQATSSPQHHWQLAATLAADLAQALGVGGRARPTHFPLAQIDAYLRQHLDTPLRADQLAARFGWSVRRFHTLFCDAFGDTPHRYQTRLRLDQAARLLADRTQPLADISLALGFPDQTTFTRSFTQRFGMPPGAWRAGLGLANIALPPSR, encoded by the coding sequence ATGCCGCCGCACGATGAAGATGTTGTGCAGCTAGCCCAGGCGGGCCGGCCGGCGCCGCTGGTGGAGACCCGCGTCTACCAGCCGGAACGGCAGTGGCATCGCCATGACTACCACCAGGTCCTGTTCGGCCTGGACGGTGCCTGCGAGCTGGAAATCGGCGGCCACCTGCACCGGCTCGATCCCTGCGGCGGGCTGATCGTGCCCGCCGGGGAGCGTCACGACTTCCTGGGGCTGGACGACAACCGGCAGTTGGTGCTGGACATTCCGCCGGGCTCGCTCGCGTTGCCGGCCGCGCTGATGGACCGGCCCAAGGCGTTTGCCATCACGGACGGCTGGAGCGAACGCGTGCGGCGCCTGGCTACGCTGCCCCAGGCAACCAGCTCCCCGCAACATCACTGGCAACTGGCCGCTACCCTTGCCGCCGACCTGGCGCAGGCGTTGGGCGTGGGCGGCCGCGCCCGGCCCACGCATTTTCCGCTGGCGCAAATCGACGCCTACCTGCGCCAGCACCTGGATACGCCGCTGCGGGCCGACCAGCTCGCGGCACGGTTCGGCTGGAGCGTGCGGCGCTTCCACACCCTGTTCTGCGACGCCTTTGGCGATACGCCGCATCGCTACCAGACGCGCCTGCGGCTGGACCAGGCCGCGCGCCTGCTGGCGGACCGGACCCAGCCACTGGCGGATATCTCGCTGGCGCTAGGCTTTCCCGACCAGACCACCTTTACGCGCAGCTTCACCCAGCGCTTCGGCATGCCGCCGGGGGCATGGCGTGCGGGCCTCGGGCTGGCGAACATCGCCTTGCCGCCATCGCGCTAG
- a CDS encoding DMT family transporter, with translation MPSSRLSVPASAAWLSSLAFVLIWSTGFIVGRAIVPLAQPSLFLLARFSLAAVLFAAVAMAGAARWPALREVPRHLLAGALLHGSYLGGGYWAIAHGLAPSAMALLGALQPPLTALLAIPLLGEFPSRQGWGGLALGSLGVVLVVAPATLASAPSPVSPWVVLVAVISILSITMGTILQKTSIAAADLRASMAWQNVGGALVAGALAWLLGESHWQPGMALWSALAWATLVLSGLGTYLLVRIVRRGQAATAASLMFLAPPLAALQAWLLFGDKLGVLQLLGLLVAGIGVWLCQAAQGAGTPRKTRHAAAR, from the coding sequence ATGCCCTCATCCCGCCTCAGCGTCCCCGCCTCGGCCGCCTGGCTGTCCAGCCTGGCTTTTGTGCTGATCTGGTCGACCGGATTCATCGTGGGCCGGGCCATCGTGCCGCTAGCCCAGCCCAGCCTGTTCCTGCTGGCCCGCTTCTCCCTGGCGGCTGTGCTGTTCGCGGCCGTGGCCATGGCTGGCGCGGCGCGCTGGCCAGCATTGCGCGAAGTGCCGCGGCACTTGCTGGCGGGCGCGCTCCTGCATGGCAGCTACCTGGGTGGCGGCTACTGGGCCATCGCGCATGGCCTTGCGCCGTCGGCCATGGCCTTGCTCGGTGCCTTGCAACCGCCGCTGACCGCGCTGCTGGCAATCCCGTTGCTGGGGGAGTTTCCGTCCCGGCAGGGCTGGGGCGGGCTTGCACTGGGCTCCCTGGGCGTAGTATTGGTGGTGGCACCCGCCACCCTGGCCAGCGCACCCAGCCCCGTTTCGCCGTGGGTGGTACTGGTGGCGGTCATCTCCATTCTCTCCATCACCATGGGCACGATCCTGCAGAAAACCTCGATTGCCGCGGCCGACCTGCGCGCCAGCATGGCCTGGCAGAACGTGGGCGGCGCCCTGGTGGCCGGCGCGCTGGCATGGCTGCTGGGGGAGTCGCACTGGCAGCCGGGCATGGCGCTTTGGTCGGCACTGGCCTGGGCCACGCTGGTGCTGTCGGGCCTGGGCACCTATCTGCTGGTGCGCATCGTCAGGCGCGGGCAGGCTGCCACCGCCGCGTCGCTGATGTTCCTGGCGCCGCCGCTGGCGGCGCTGCAGGCCTGGCTGCTGTTTGGCGACAAGCTCGGGGTCCTGCAGTTACTTGGCCTGCTCGTTGCCGGCATTGGGGTCTGGCTATGCCAGGCCGCCCAGGGCGCCGGGACCCCGCGCAAAACCCGCCATGCCGCCGCACGATGA
- the surE gene encoding 5'/3'-nucleotidase SurE → MSEPLLERVLLTNDDGIDAPGLAVLEAVAATLAREVWVVAPEHDQSGTSHSLSLHAPLRISQQGERRFGVSGTPGDCVVMAARHLMADTPPSLVLSGINRGANLGLETVFSGTVGAAMTGVLLGIPAIALSQAFTDRNAVRWETARALAPGVIRRLLAAGWNPQACLNVNFPDVEPGSAGPLTVTRQGVGLVKDLAVRAHVDPRGIPYHWLQFSRGPQPDTDDSEAVVVGRGAISVTPLRFERTDEEAAAELAGRL, encoded by the coding sequence ATGTCCGAACCCTTATTGGAACGCGTACTCCTCACCAACGACGATGGCATCGACGCCCCCGGCCTGGCCGTGCTCGAAGCCGTGGCGGCAACGCTGGCGCGCGAGGTCTGGGTGGTCGCGCCCGAGCATGACCAGAGCGGCACCTCGCACTCCCTGAGCCTGCACGCGCCGCTGCGCATCAGCCAGCAGGGCGAGCGCCGCTTCGGCGTGAGCGGCACCCCGGGCGACTGCGTCGTCATGGCCGCCCGGCACCTGATGGCCGACACCCCGCCGAGCCTGGTCCTGTCAGGCATCAACCGTGGCGCCAACCTCGGCCTCGAAACCGTGTTCTCCGGCACCGTCGGCGCCGCCATGACCGGCGTGCTGCTGGGCATCCCGGCCATTGCGCTGAGCCAGGCCTTCACCGATCGCAACGCGGTGCGCTGGGAAACGGCGCGCGCGCTGGCGCCCGGCGTGATCCGCCGCCTGCTTGCCGCCGGCTGGAACCCGCAGGCCTGCCTGAACGTCAACTTCCCCGATGTGGAGCCCGGGTCAGCCGGCCCGCTCACCGTCACCCGCCAGGGCGTCGGCCTCGTCAAGGATCTTGCCGTGCGGGCCCATGTCGACCCGCGCGGCATTCCGTATCACTGGCTGCAGTTTTCGCGCGGGCCGCAGCCGGATACCGACGACAGCGAGGCGGTGGTGGTCGGCCGGGGCGCCATTTCGGTGACGCCGCTGCGCTTCGAGCGCACCGACGAGGAGGCGGCCGCGGAGCTGGCGGGGCGCCTTTGA
- a CDS encoding LysR family transcriptional regulator, translating into MYSLDDLKLFVRTAELENLSAAARELGRTAATASAALIRLEQRLSARLFARTTRRMRLTEEGRVFLEAARKALAALEEGEGALAEQREELAGPLRLSAPADLGRALLRGWLDDFLVAHPQLSLELSIGDTLADLYRSNVDLAVRVGWLEDSGLVRRQLALTRRVAVAAPAYLARCGTPASPEALAQHQMLCLAPGGQARMRWPFRSRQSRLEVEANGRRTSDDGAVVRDWALAGHGIAFKSWFDVAADVSAARLVLLFPEWYQDSVPLQLVFLQSRFPSYRQRRLIEFLQARFAAFDADYPFPG; encoded by the coding sequence ATGTACTCCCTAGACGACCTGAAACTCTTTGTCCGCACCGCCGAGCTTGAAAACCTCTCCGCGGCCGCGCGCGAACTGGGCCGGACCGCCGCCACCGCCAGCGCCGCCCTGATCCGCCTGGAGCAACGCCTGAGCGCGCGCCTGTTCGCCCGCACCACCCGCCGCATGCGCCTGACCGAGGAGGGGCGGGTGTTCCTGGAGGCAGCGCGCAAGGCATTGGCGGCGCTGGAGGAGGGCGAGGGCGCACTGGCGGAGCAGCGCGAGGAACTGGCCGGGCCGCTGCGACTCTCGGCGCCCGCCGACCTGGGGCGCGCCTTGTTGCGTGGCTGGCTGGACGATTTCCTGGTGGCGCATCCGCAGCTTTCGCTTGAACTGTCCATCGGCGATACGCTTGCTGACCTGTATCGCAGCAATGTCGACCTGGCGGTGCGGGTGGGCTGGCTGGAGGATTCGGGGCTGGTGCGCCGGCAGCTTGCGCTGACGCGCCGCGTGGCGGTGGCCGCGCCGGCGTACCTGGCGCGTTGCGGCACGCCCGCGTCGCCCGAGGCGCTGGCGCAGCACCAGATGCTATGCCTCGCGCCAGGCGGGCAGGCGCGCATGCGCTGGCCGTTTCGCTCGCGCCAGTCCCGGCTGGAGGTGGAGGCGAACGGGCGGCGCACCAGCGATGATGGCGCGGTGGTGCGCGACTGGGCGCTGGCGGGCCATGGCATCGCTTTCAAAAGCTGGTTCGATGTCGCGGCCGACGTCAGCGCCGCCCGCCTGGTGCTGCTGTTTCCCGAGTGGTACCAGGACAGCGTGCCGCTGCAGCTGGTGTTCCTGCAGAGCCGGTTTCCGTCCTACCGGCAGCGCCGCCTGATCGAGTTCCTGCAGGCGCGTTTCGCGGCGTTCGACGCGGACTATCCTTTCCCGGGCTAG